One segment of Terriglobales bacterium DNA contains the following:
- a CDS encoding DUF1844 domain-containing protein, with the protein MADKREPEFTVTDRRRFTVEGETNAPPEPAPEIHPAEPTKSAAPEPRPGFPQQDEQQVPPPPSASERQAKHDAFKESSKKLDAQIQSELGGRRLQDFEVNFERFIASLYMSALMQLGLVHEQGGHAGVDLVGARQTIDTLGMLSEKTKGNLTAVEDNLMQNVLYELRMAYVEVTNAIARGPQAPGAPPPPGGINLK; encoded by the coding sequence ATGGCTGATAAGAGAGAACCCGAATTCACCGTCACCGACCGCCGCCGATTCACCGTCGAGGGTGAGACTAACGCGCCGCCCGAACCGGCCCCGGAAATACATCCGGCGGAGCCGACGAAGAGCGCAGCGCCGGAGCCGCGGCCTGGATTTCCGCAGCAGGACGAACAGCAAGTCCCGCCGCCGCCGAGCGCCTCCGAGCGCCAGGCGAAGCACGATGCCTTCAAGGAGTCCTCGAAGAAGCTGGACGCGCAGATCCAGTCGGAGTTGGGCGGCCGGCGCCTGCAGGACTTTGAGGTGAATTTTGAGCGTTTCATTGCTTCGCTGTACATGAGCGCTCTCATGCAACTGGGCTTGGTCCACGAGCAGGGCGGACACGCGGGCGTGGACCTGGTGGGCGCGCGGCAGACCATCGACACGCTCGGCATGCTTTCCGAAAAGACGAAGGGGAACCTGACGGCGGTGGAGGACAACCTGATGCAAAACGTCCTCTACGAGCTGCGCATGGCTTATGTCGAGGTAACGAATGCGATCGCTCGCGGCCCGCAGGCGCCCGGCGCACCCCCGCCGCCCGGCGGCATCAACTTAAAATGA